The nucleotide sequence CACTAGCAGTGTTTTCTGAGTTGATTTCCATTTCATCTTCAATTGGTTCATCAGATGGTATATTTACCAGAAAATCATTGTTTTCTTCAATATGCTCGTAAGCTAATCGCAAAGCTTTTACTAAAAATGGTTTTTCTTCAAGTAAAGCAAATTCTCTCAGTTTTTTTAATTCTGGAACTAAATTGTCAGCTACAATTCCGTTTGCTACAACATCTGCTTGCAAGGCTTTGATAATCTTCTGTGCGTTTGAATTTTCCACTTGTATATTTTTTAAAACTGTGCAAAAATAATGATATTTGTTGAATTTAAAAAAACTATATCATTTAATTATGTATATTAATTGAATGATAATATATATTATGTAAAATAGAATCTGTATTTTAACATTTTTATACAAAATATTATGTACGCATTAATCATAAGCTTGCTCTCGTCATTAGCTGTCGGTTTTTATATTAAATATCTGAAAATCAAAAATATAAAAGATTTATTTTTGTTCGTTTTTGCAAATTATATTGTTGCAATTGTTTTAACATTCGTACTTTTTAATGCGCAAATCAATACTACAAACATCATCAAGGCATTTTCGGTAAACACAGTTGTTTTAGGAATGTTAATGCCAACTATTTTTTATATCCTCAACAAATCTTTGCAATTATCTGGTTTAGCCAAAACTGATATTTTTCAAAGAATGTCGCTTATTATACCGGTATTGCTGAGTTTTTTTATTTTTAATGAAATTTTCACATGGAACAAACTTGTCGCAATTGCCTTATCTTTTATTAGTATAGTGTTGCTTTTGTATAAAAAATCCACAAAAGATGGAAAATTCAACATTATTTACCTTTTAGCAGTTTTCATAGGATATGGAATAATTGATACTTTATTTAAAATTTTAGCCACCAATAAAACCATACCTTATATTGTATCACTATTTGTAATATTTATAATTTGCGGTTTTGTTTCTTTATTATACTTGCTTTTTAGCAAAGGAAGTGCACATTTTAAAAATTTCTTGTATGGAACTTTACTAGGTCTTTTAAATTTCAGCAATATCTATTTTTATATGAAAGCTCACAAAATTTTCTTTGAAACCCCTACTCTAGTATTTATCACTATGAATTTGGGTGTAATAATCGGCGGAACGTTTATAGGAAAATTTTATTTCAAAGAAAAAATATCTAAATCCGCTTTAATAGGTATATTTACAGCAATAATTAGCGTTGTTTTATTAGCATTAATCCAACTTCATATTCTTTAAATAATGAAATATCCACCAAAAATATTTGTTACTGTTGATGTAGTTTTATGTCGAAAGATTGATAATCAGTATGAAATTTTGCTCATTCAACGATTAAATGAGCCTTTTCAAAATTATTGGGCGTTGCCAGGCGGTTTTGTAGATGAAAACGAAGAATTGGAAGCGGCAGCCAAACGAGAATTATTCGAAGAAACCGATATACAACTTTATCAAGTAAAACAAATAAAAGCTTACGGAAGCCCACAACGCGACCCCAGAAGCCACACTATATCTATTGCTTTTTATGGGGAAATTGATAATTTGGCGGTAGCAAAAGCGAAAGACGATGCTAAGAATATAAAATGGTTTCCCATCCATGAACTGCCCGTTTTAGCATTTGATCATGCAGAAATAATTCGCGATGCAGAGGAAAAGTTTTTAATTCGATAAACGATTCTTTATAGATTGACATTTTGTTTAATGTATATTTCAGTTGCTCCTAAACCGTATTTGCGGTAGTTGGCATCTTGAAAAGTAATTTCGGGATATCGACCAAACAAATACTCTAATTCGGTTTTCAAAACCCCCTCTCCCATTCCATGGATAAAAACTATTTTGGGAATGCGGTTTGCAATAGCAAATTCTAATTGCCTACGAGCGGTATCAACTTGAATATTCAGAATATCGAAATTGGTTAAGTGTTTAAAACTTTTTACAAGCTTTTCAATATGCAAGTCGATCTCTAAAACAACTTCGTCTTTTTTTGTTTTTTTATCGGTATTAACTCTGTGATGATTTTTAGTGATTTTTTGCATCTTGGCCGACTCAATAGCTCCGTAGCTTGACCCTTGTTTTATCAAAAAATCATCTACAGCAGGAATTAGTTGATGCAAAAAGTACGAAAGTTCAAATCCATCATTTGTTAAAATAACGGCTTCGTTGTTATTTATTTGTACAACTTTCCCCTTAAAATTTTCATCTAAAACTTCTACGAAGCTTCCAATTTCAATATTATGATTCATGGTTTGTATCGTTGTTATCTTTATCAAAATTACTCGGTGTTTTGTTTAATAAATCTTTCATAACAAAGAAAAAAACAATAATTGCAATTATTTGTACATATAAATTGGGTTTGGCAAGTGTTTGTTCCACTAGCGCCCAAATCATTAATGCAAATGCAACCACATAAAGAATAATTTTCATAGAAAAACTTTTTTCAAAGATAAGAAATTTATACTTTCGAGAAAAAATCTGAAGCAAAATGGAAGAATACATGTTGCCTTGCATGCACAAAAAACTTTTTGGCGTAGAATGTATGGGGTGCGGCACGCAAAGAGCTGCTTATATGGTTACTCAAGGTGATTTTGTTGGAGCTTTTAAAATGTATCCGGCTATTTATACTACTGCTTTGTTATTTGCATTTATCTTGTTGCATTTTATTGACAAGAAAAGAAAATACCATAAAATAATTATTTTTCTAGCGATACTCAACGCAATTATTATGGTATTTGCTTATATTTACAAACGAATATAAATTTTAACTTTTAAAATAACTATGGAAAATTATCAAAACCCAAGTGATCCGCAAAATTATCAAAACTCTGGTTTTAACAATGGAAACAATAATATAGTTCCCTCAAACTTACCAAACGCAACAGCCGTTTTAGTTTTAGGTATTTTATCTATCATTGGATGTTGTTTTTATGGTATAGGTGTTGTTTTTGGAATTATCGCATTAGTTTTAGCAAGCAAGGATATGAAATTATATAAAAGTAATCCAAATGCTTACACGAACTATTCAACGTTGAATACGGGTAGAATTTTAGCAATTATTGGAATTGTATTATTTATAGTTTCGATTATAATTTTATTAGCAATGGGATCTATTGTTGGTTGGGATGCTTTATTCAATGAAGAATTAGCAAAACAACGCATGGAAGAATGGATGCAACAAAATCAGTAATCAAATGATGATTAGAAAATAAAATTTAAAGAGGCTGTCCAAAAAGGGCAGTCTTTTTTTTATGCGGCTAATTTTTGATAGTGAAAATTTTGATGATTATTTTTAGTTGAAGAAAATTCTTGATGCTTAAAAATGAAAATTTCAATTTCAAAAATCATTTTTGAACCTCGTTTTGCGGTTTTTACAACAATTTTCTTAGAAGTCGCTCCTTTAGCCACCATTTTTCTAAAATTATGTCCAAGAGCCATCAGTAGAAATTCTAATTCTACTTTTTCTAATCCTTTGAATGTAAATCTGTTAAATTTATTATTGCTTTTGAGTTGACCAAAGACAGCTTCTACTTCTATCGGGCGTTTGCTTCGGTGTTTTAAACCTTCTTCGCTAGTTAATAATGTTTTAGCCTTGTGTTTTAATTCATTTAATCGGTGGTTGACTTCTATTTTTCGGTTGCCTTTTGCATTGAAACATTCCCCTCGAAGCGGACAATTGTTGCAGTTTTTAGCTTGATAATAAGACACTTGCGATTCGTATCCGTTGCTCGAAATTCGTTTGCCTTTGCCTATATTTTCCATTCGTTGACCCATCGGACAAACGTAAAAATCTTGTTCTTGGTTATAGAATAAATTCTGAACCAAAAACGGATTGTTTTCCATCTTCTTTTTCTGTTCTGCATGAAAATAATTATACTTCACATACGCTGTAACGCTCTTATTTTCAAGCATTTCGTAATTCTCCTCACTTCCGTATCCTGCATCGGCAACCACTTCTTTGCTTTGTTTTTTGTAAGCATTTTCAAAACCTTCCAAATGAGATTCTAAAGTGGTGGTGTCACCAGGTTTTTGATGGATAGAGATGTGTGTAATAAACTGGTTTTCAGTTGAAATCTGCGTATTATAAGCCGGTTTAAGCTGTCCGTTTTTCATGTGATCTTCCTTCATCCGCATAAAAGTAGCGTCGGGGTCGGTTTTGCTGTAAGAATTCCTATCGCCTAAAGTTTCTAGGTCTTTTTCGTATTTTTCTAATTTTGGAAGATG is from Paenimyroides aestuarii and encodes:
- a CDS encoding CCC motif membrane protein, with translation MENYQNPSDPQNYQNSGFNNGNNNIVPSNLPNATAVLVLGILSIIGCCFYGIGVVFGIIALVLASKDMKLYKSNPNAYTNYSTLNTGRILAIIGIVLFIVSIIILLAMGSIVGWDALFNEELAKQRMEEWMQQNQ
- a CDS encoding NUDIX hydrolase yields the protein MKYPPKIFVTVDVVLCRKIDNQYEILLIQRLNEPFQNYWALPGGFVDENEELEAAAKRELFEETDIQLYQVKQIKAYGSPQRDPRSHTISIAFYGEIDNLAVAKAKDDAKNIKWFPIHELPVLAFDHAEIIRDAEEKFLIR
- a CDS encoding DUF2752 domain-containing protein codes for the protein MEEYMLPCMHKKLFGVECMGCGTQRAAYMVTQGDFVGAFKMYPAIYTTALLFAFILLHFIDKKRKYHKIIIFLAILNAIIMVFAYIYKRI
- a CDS encoding EamA family transporter encodes the protein MYALIISLLSSLAVGFYIKYLKIKNIKDLFLFVFANYIVAIVLTFVLFNAQINTTNIIKAFSVNTVVLGMLMPTIFYILNKSLQLSGLAKTDIFQRMSLIIPVLLSFFIFNEIFTWNKLVAIALSFISIVLLLYKKSTKDGKFNIIYLLAVFIGYGIIDTLFKILATNKTIPYIVSLFVIFIICGFVSLLYLLFSKGSAHFKNFLYGTLLGLLNFSNIYFYMKAHKIFFETPTLVFITMNLGVIIGGTFIGKFYFKEKISKSALIGIFTAIISVVLLALIQLHIL
- a CDS encoding Smr/MutS family protein; its protein translation is MNHNIEIGSFVEVLDENFKGKVVQINNNEAVILTNDGFELSYFLHQLIPAVDDFLIKQGSSYGAIESAKMQKITKNHHRVNTDKKTKKDEVVLEIDLHIEKLVKSFKHLTNFDILNIQVDTARRQLEFAIANRIPKIVFIHGMGEGVLKTELEYLFGRYPEITFQDANYRKYGLGATEIYIKQNVNL